Proteins encoded in a region of the Atopobium sp. oral taxon 416 genome:
- a CDS encoding tyrosine-protein phosphatase: protein MAKAAELNWQRLPLEGACNVRDLGGYPVGIRQTKWHAFLRGDNLSHLTEDDEQFLYDYGVRTVIDLRSDEEVKREPDQLVTRPDLSFIHVALGQTDYSDTEVLNELQKKVLSQGFKIESVYDDIFDNTKALRAIFRSIAMEPEDTAILFHCNAGKDRSGIIAMLLLMLAGVSREDCIGNYILSYSNIYESKEGKAELDRAPEEVHELVYLMQNTLGGYIYDTIEALGGARTFLEEKCNVSDKEVGRVKQRLL from the coding sequence ATGGCTAAGGCAGCAGAACTCAACTGGCAACGTCTACCGCTGGAGGGCGCCTGCAACGTTCGCGATTTGGGTGGCTATCCCGTTGGTATCCGGCAGACCAAGTGGCATGCTTTTTTACGTGGCGACAATCTGAGCCATCTGACTGAGGACGATGAGCAGTTCCTGTATGACTACGGGGTGCGTACCGTTATAGACTTACGATCTGATGAAGAGGTCAAACGAGAGCCTGACCAACTGGTTACGCGACCGGACCTGAGCTTCATTCACGTGGCGCTGGGCCAGACTGACTACTCTGATACCGAAGTGTTAAACGAGCTGCAGAAGAAGGTTCTGTCTCAGGGTTTTAAGATTGAGTCTGTCTACGACGATATCTTCGATAACACCAAAGCGTTGCGCGCGATCTTCCGTTCGATCGCAATGGAGCCTGAGGACACCGCGATCCTGTTCCACTGCAACGCGGGCAAAGACCGCTCCGGTATCATCGCAATGCTCCTGCTGATGCTTGCGGGCGTCTCCCGTGAGGACTGCATCGGCAACTATATCCTGTCCTATTCCAACATCTATGAGTCAAAAGAGGGGAAGGCCGAACTTGACCGCGCGCCTGAGGAGGTCCATGAGCTCGTGTATCTGATGCAGAACACGCTCGGTGGCTACATCTACGATACGATCGAGGCCCTCGGCGGCGCCCGTACCTTCCTGGAGGAGAAGTGCAATGTCTCCGACAAAGAGGTTGGTCGTGTAAAGCAGCGTCTGCTTTAG
- a CDS encoding glycerol dehydrogenase: protein MARVFISPGKYVQGSGELKNLGSYVEAYGTTPLVIISKGGVKRFADILKASFDEAQIKPVVDQFGGECSQDEIDRLSGLAYTSNCDVIVGIGGGKICDSAKAVAAAQDIPVVVVPTIAATDAPCSALSVIYTPEGQFKEYQYFKQNPNLVLMDTEVIAKSPLRLTVSGMGDALATYFEARACKRSDAITCNGGHTTTAALGLAKLCFDNLMRDGLKAKTALEAGARSEAVETIIETNTLLSGLGFESAGLAGAHAIHNGMTALPETHGMYHGEKVAFGTISQLVLEDAPELDQVLSFDVAVGLPVTFKQLGVTDASYDRILEVARLACADNDTLHNMPFEVTPDAVANAMLAADALGHKALNNAQ, encoded by the coding sequence ATGGCACGTGTGTTTATCAGCCCTGGCAAGTACGTTCAGGGATCCGGTGAGCTCAAAAACCTCGGCTCGTACGTTGAGGCCTACGGTACAACCCCACTGGTGATTATCTCGAAGGGCGGCGTCAAACGTTTCGCCGACATCCTGAAAGCGAGCTTCGACGAGGCTCAGATCAAACCGGTGGTCGACCAGTTCGGCGGCGAGTGCTCCCAGGATGAGATCGACCGGCTCTCCGGGCTTGCCTACACGAGCAACTGCGATGTGATCGTCGGTATCGGCGGTGGCAAGATCTGCGATTCCGCTAAAGCGGTCGCGGCAGCGCAGGACATCCCGGTCGTCGTAGTTCCCACTATCGCCGCCACCGACGCCCCCTGCTCTGCACTCTCGGTCATCTACACTCCGGAAGGACAGTTTAAGGAGTACCAGTACTTCAAGCAGAACCCGAACCTCGTCCTGATGGACACTGAGGTCATTGCGAAGAGCCCACTCAGACTCACCGTCTCCGGTATGGGTGATGCCCTTGCCACCTACTTTGAGGCCCGCGCCTGCAAGCGCTCCGACGCAATCACCTGCAACGGTGGCCACACTACCACGGCAGCCCTGGGACTCGCAAAACTCTGCTTTGACAACTTGATGCGGGATGGTCTCAAAGCGAAGACCGCACTCGAGGCAGGAGCCCGCTCGGAGGCCGTCGAGACCATCATTGAGACCAACACCCTGCTCTCCGGTCTGGGCTTTGAGTCTGCAGGTTTAGCCGGCGCCCATGCGATCCACAACGGGATGACCGCACTTCCTGAGACGCATGGGATGTATCATGGTGAGAAAGTCGCCTTTGGCACCATCTCTCAGTTGGTCCTCGAAGATGCGCCTGAGCTCGACCAGGTCCTCTCCTTCGATGTTGCAGTGGGGCTTCCGGTCACCTTCAAGCAGCTCGGCGTCACTGATGCGAGCTACGACCGTATCCTTGAGGTCGCCAGGCTTGCCTGTGCAGACAACGACACCCTACACAACATGCCGTTTGAGGTCACCCCGGACGCTGTCGCCAATGCAATGCTCGCAGCAGATGCCCTCGGCCACAAGGCGCTCAACAACGCTCAGTAG